One segment of Candidatus Babeliales bacterium DNA contains the following:
- a CDS encoding deoxyribonuclease IV, translating to MRKIGLHLRIIDSLIETAQRAAHLGLKTFQCFLIHQITKKYLSLSDKEVKEFVALRPLFDTLYIHGAYWINISGIRCEHAKRLLLKEIDIAKRLQFTHYILHPGSAIGWNEHKKGIDCLVRVLNDILKNENDITIVLENTAHGSLSIGSDLHDFKIIREKLAFPEKVLFCLDTAHAYAFGYDIADINAQNDFMYLLNKTVGDAIGLIHLNDSQEKLGFKRDRHAVLGQGKIGTAALKNFILHEKLCNVPIIMEMPRTAYNIEINILNMVKEWHQ from the coding sequence ATGAGAAAAATTGGCTTGCATTTACGAATTATTGATTCATTGATAGAAACCGCACAACGAGCAGCACATTTGGGGTTAAAAACGTTTCAATGTTTTTTAATTCATCAAATAACAAAAAAATACCTTTCATTGTCTGATAAAGAAGTCAAAGAGTTTGTAGCATTACGTCCATTATTTGATACATTATATATTCATGGTGCCTATTGGATAAACATATCGGGAATTCGTTGTGAACACGCTAAGCGTTTATTATTAAAAGAAATAGATATTGCTAAGCGTTTGCAATTTACTCATTATATTCTACATCCGGGTTCAGCAATAGGATGGAATGAACACAAAAAAGGAATTGATTGTTTAGTACGCGTTCTCAATGACATATTGAAAAATGAGAACGATATCACCATAGTTTTAGAAAATACTGCGCATGGTAGTTTGAGCATAGGCAGTGATTTGCATGATTTTAAAATAATACGTGAAAAATTAGCATTTCCAGAAAAAGTTTTATTTTGTTTGGATACGGCCCATGCTTATGCTTTTGGTTATGATATTGCTGATATAAATGCACAAAATGATTTTATGTATTTATTAAATAAAACAGTAGGTGATGCGATTGGTCTCATTCATTTAAATGATTCGCAAGAAAAATTAGGTTTTAAACGTGATCGACACGCAGTGCTTGGACAAGGCAAAATAGGCACTGCGGCATTAAAAAATTTTATTTTGCATGAGAAATTATGTAATGTGCCAATTATTATGGAAATGCCACGTACCGCTTATAATATAGAAATAAATATATTAAATATGGTAAAAGAATGGCATCAGTAA
- a CDS encoding glyceraldehyde 3-phosphate dehydrogenase NAD-binding domain-containing protein — protein MIKISINGFGRIGKSFLRTIMVDPIALQKIKIVAINIGPGTLKNVALLFKYDTIMGQYSGTVEQKENILIVDGHEIEIIQELDPLQINWKKYDIDWIVECTGQFTKREEAQKHLKSGAKSVLISAPAHDEDVSIIPGVNDHAYDSQKHRIISLGSCTTNAFLPMLKVLHADCGLENGYMTTAHAYTNSQVLLDVDEKDPRRSRAAALNIVPTTTGAAKMVGKIIPELKGKVDACAIRVPVGIVSYLTISFNFNKELSAESINDCFTNAATTNLKGILDITMEPLVSSDFIGSNYSVIIDGLMTQVVGNIASVSGWYDNEWAYSMRMKDFLLSIV, from the coding sequence ATGATTAAGATTTCTATTAATGGATTTGGACGTATAGGAAAAAGTTTTTTGCGTACTATTATGGTTGATCCTATCGCGTTGCAAAAAATAAAAATTGTCGCTATCAATATTGGACCAGGTACTCTTAAGAATGTCGCGCTTTTATTTAAATATGATACCATCATGGGCCAATATTCAGGTACGGTGGAGCAAAAAGAAAATATACTTATAGTAGATGGGCATGAAATTGAAATTATACAAGAATTAGATCCATTACAAATCAATTGGAAAAAATATGATATCGATTGGATAGTTGAATGTACCGGTCAATTTACCAAAAGAGAAGAAGCACAAAAACATTTGAAATCTGGTGCAAAATCAGTGCTTATTTCAGCGCCAGCCCATGATGAAGATGTATCAATTATTCCTGGTGTTAATGATCATGCATATGACAGTCAAAAACATCGTATTATTTCGCTGGGCAGCTGCACAACAAATGCCTTTTTGCCTATGTTAAAAGTGTTGCACGCTGATTGTGGGCTTGAAAACGGTTATATGACCACGGCGCATGCTTATACTAATTCTCAAGTATTACTCGATGTGGATGAAAAAGATCCTCGCCGTTCCCGTGCAGCAGCATTAAATATTGTGCCAACAACGACTGGTGCTGCTAAAATGGTAGGAAAAATAATTCCCGAATTAAAGGGAAAAGTTGATGCCTGTGCCATTCGGGTGCCAGTAGGTATTGTTTCTTATCTAACTATTTCCTTTAATTTTAATAAAGAATTATCAGCAGAAAGTATTAATGATTGTTTTACCAATGCTGCAACAACGAATTTGAAAGGTATTCTTGATATTACTATGGAACCACTCGTTTCCAGTGATTTTATTGGTTCAAATTATTCTGTGATTATCGATGGACTTATGACGCAAGTGGTGGGTAATATTGCTTCAGTGAGTGGCTGGTATGATAATGAATGGGCTTATAGTATGCGAATGAAAGATTTTCTTTTAAGTATAGTTTAA